In uncultured Desulfuromonas sp., the genomic stretch GCTTGGGCCAAAGCGACTGAGCTGAAACACAGCACGATTATCAACAGAATCAACAGTTTATGCATAGAACAACAGAGACACGCCGTGCGGCGTCTCGCTTTCCTCAATATCAACATGAAAAACCTGGCGAATGTGCGCCGTCTGAAACGCTTGTTCCGTCGGTGCGTGGCAATACAAACGACCGCTCTGCAATAACATCAGGGTGTCACAATAGCGCCGCGCCAGATCGAGATCGTGAAGACTCATCAAAATGGTTTTGCCCTGCGCCTTGAGCCGCGTCAGCAGCTCCATAATCTGCAACTTGTGTTGGATGTCCAGCGAACTGGTCGGTTCATCCAGCAGGATGATCGGCGCTTCCGTTACCAGAGCGCGGGCAATGCTCACCAGTTGGCTTTCGCCGCCGGACAGTTGATTAATCACCCGATCTTTGAACGGCTGGGTGGCGGTCACCTCCATGGCCTGCTCAATGATGCCGAGATCGTGCCGGCCCAGCCACGAAAAACGCCCTAAATGGGAGTGGCGACCCATGGCAATAAAATCAAACACGCGAATGGAAAAATCGACCCGCGACTCCTGCGGCACCAGAGTGATCATCTGGCTCAGCTCGCGGCGGCGAAAGTGGCGCAGGTCGCGACCATTCAGCATTACCGAGCCGCCTGCCGGTTCCCAGATCCGGCACAAGTTGCGCAGCAACGTCGACTTGCCCGCCCCATTCGGCCCGATAATGCCGTGGATCAGGCCGGTTTCAAACGCCGCGCTGATGTCATGCAGAATCGGCTGGCCGCCAATGGCATAGCTGAGGTTGTCGATGTCGATCAGGGGTTCCATCTGCTTGTTTTAACTCCAATGAATGACGTAAGTGCTCAACATAACATAGCGCGGTAAAAAGTTCTTCAGGCGTTTGCGGGCGGGCAGTATAAATTTATTCCGGGTCAGAAGGAAACAGTGTAATCAACGCTGTCAGGCGCCGCCAGACAGAAGCAACGACAGGTACGCCCAAACACGAACAGGCGGTTGAAAAACAGCCTGTGGAGGCTATGGACGGGCGATCAAAACAAGGACAGGTTTTCAAGTACTTGATTTTGTGAGCAAGACGGAAATCGCATTTTCGGCTTGCGTCGTTGGAAAATCCCCGGACTGGATGTTTTCAACATCCTGCTAAACCGGATGCCGATAACGAGAAGCGTTGAATTAAGGATCTCTATTGACACCGGTGCAGGCAGGGTGGATAGTAATCGATGTGTCATGGATAAATCAGCCTGTTTTTGATGGCTTAGCATCCAGTTTATACATGATTTGCGCTATTAAAATGCGAAGAGCTACAACACCGAACAGAAAACAACTGCAGAGAGTTTCGTATGAGAATCATTGTATCAATTGCCATTGCCTGTCTTTATCTTGTTCTCCACGGCGTCTCTGCCCAGGCCTTTGACTATAAGAAAGCCGATGCGTTCCCTGCGTTGCGCGACTTCGCAACGGTCAGCGATTTTGAAAAATTCTATGGCGAATACACCCAGACCTGTCTGGATAACTCCTACGGAGGGACCCGTGGAATTCCCTGCTTTATCGGTTCTGAACTCTGGGATCGGGAGCTGAACGATTACTATCACGCGCTTTACAACACACTGGATAAACAAGGCCAGGAGGCGTTGAAACAATCGCAACGAGCCTGGCTCAAAGAGCGGGACCTGAGCATTGATTTCAACACCCTGCTGCTCAATCAGAAATATTCCACACGTTCTGGGACAATGTTTTTATTGATGAGAGCAGGCGATGCCGAAGAACTGACCCAGGACATTGTGAAACAACGTGCGTTACAGCTTAAAAAATGGCTGGAGTTCTGTTCAAACGATTAGACTACAGCAGGAGAGCCAATGGATTTTACAATTGAAAACAATTCCGGCCAGGGGAAAAACAGCACACTTCCACCTGAAATCAAAGGGTGGAACTGGGGGGCTTTTTTTCTCAACTGGATCTGGGGCATCGGCAACAGCACCTTTATTGCCTTGCTGATGTTTGTGCCCATTGTCAATTTTGCCATGCCGTTTGTTCTGGGCGCCAAAGGCAATAAATGGGCGTGGCAAAACCGGACGTGGCGCAGCGTCGAACATTTCAAAAAAAGCCAGAAGCGTTGGGGGATTGCCGGACTCCTCCTCGTGTGCGTGGGCTTGCCGGCGTTGATTCTTTCCATCTCCATGGGCATGAAAAGCAGCGATGCCTACACGATGTCGCTGGCACAGCTTCAGCACAATCAACGCGTGATCAAACTGTTGGGTGAACCTGTTGAGGCGGGCTTTTTTGTTTCCGGAAATATTTCCGTCAGCACCGCTGGTGGGCAGGCTTCACTTGGCTACTCGGTCAGTGGTCCCAAAGGTGAAGCAACGGCCTATGTGTATGCCATCAAGGAGTTGGGCGTGTGGAAGCTGATAGAGCTTGGGGTGTACTCTGAAGCCTTGCAGCGGCGGATAATCCTGATTGTCGATGGCGAGAACGTTGACGTTTCGCAGGAAGAATCCCTTATTCAGCACAATAAGGTGGGGGGATGATGGAACGGGAATATGCCGGTTTTTGGGTGCGCAGTGTTGCAACCCTGATTGATATGCTGATCCTGTCCATTGTGACGGGGATTCCATTGACCATCATCTATGGCCAGGACTACTGGCGTGACCAACAGATGATTCACGGCTTTTGGCAAGTGATGATCAGTTATGTGTTTCCTTTGCTGGCGACAATCTGGTTCTGGCGTCGCTATCGCGGTACGCCGGGCAAGATGGCCTTTCGGCTCAATGTCGTTGATGCCCAAACAGGTGGAGCGCTGACTGTGGGGCAGTCTGTTTTGCGCAACATTGGCTATGTTGTGTCCGCTCTGCCGATGATGCTGGGTTATCTCTGGGTTGGTGTTGACCGGCGTAAACAAGGGTTTCACGATAAAATGGCGGGTTCTGTGGTTGTTCGCGAATTGGGTAAAGAGCCGGTGAGATTTGAAGAATGAAAATTCAATGATCGTTTACTTTTTAGCTTTGGGATGGTGAATCTAGTGGAAAAATAAACGTACGTTGAAATTTTGTGCTCCAATTGTTCGTATTATGCGTACTACTGCAAGAGCAAGAGCAAGAGCAAGAGCAAGAGCAAGAACAAGAACAAGAACAAGAACAAGAACAAGAACAAGAGCAAGAACAAGAGCAAGAGCAAGAACAAGAGCAAAGTCAAGGTCGCCGGGTTTCGTCCCGGCAGCCGACATCCTTTTGACTGGCCGCTCAAAAGTATGCAAAAACCAGCCTGAATACCTCCTGGCCCTCAGATCAACCGACAATGCGTCTGTTTCCGTTATGCTTTGCAGATTCGGCTCGCCGCCCTTTAGGTCGACGAATCATGCAACGCATCATCTCTGGCGTAAAATGTTGATGACAATCTTAAGTCGCGCTCTACCTCTGGTGTGGCACCAATCAAACGGGCGGGACGGTGCCCGCCCTGCAGTCGTGTGTTATTGAGCAGCCCAGCCCTCCCGTTCAGCAGCGCCGAACGAAGAGAACGGTCATCGCGATGGTCGTCGGCAACCTGTTTGAGGACTGATGCCGACTGGGCGAGTTTTGCCGACATCGCGGTGTTAGTGAACGCAGAGAGGGAACCCGTAGGGGGCAATGGGGTTGTTATTGATCAGATGAACGAGAGGTGTTGCGTGAGATTTTTTGCGTCAGCAAGGCAGAGGGAGGAGCTATAGTCGTTCTATGGCGACGACCGATAACGCGGCTGACGTGAAAAAGATCCGCAACAACACCGTGAAGGCTGATTGATGACAACCCCTTGGGAGTCGATTTTGCGGTACTTTTGTCGACGCAAAAGTGCCCCGACGTGCGGGCGCGGAAGCCCGCGTCACGTGGGTACCACCTTCGCGTACGGATGAAGTTCGCCGGTGCGATTCGTTTCGTATTACGAACCACAGAAGCTCAAGGTCAAAGTCAAGGTCGCCGGGTTTCGTCCCGGCAGCCGACATCCTTTTGACCGGCCGCTCAAAAGGATGCAAAAACCAGCTGAACACCTCCTGACCCTCAGATTAACCGACAATGCGTCTGTCTCCGTTATGCGTCACAGATCCGGCTCGTCGCCCTTTAGGTCGACGAATCATGCAACTCATCATCTCTGGCGTAAAATGTTGATGACAATCTTAAGTCGCGCTCTACCTCTGGTGTGGCACCAATCAAACGGGCGGGACGTTGCCCGCCCTGCAGTCGTGTGTTATTGAGCAGCCCAGCCCTCCCGTTCAGCAGCGCCGAACGAAGAGAACGGTCATCGCGATGGTCGTCGGCAACCTGTTTGAGGACTGATGCCGACTGGGCGAGTTTTGCCGCCATCGCGGTGTTAGTGAACGCAGAGAGGGAACCCGTAAGGGCGCAATGGGGTTGTTATTGATCAGATGAACGAGAGGTGTTGCGTGAGATTTTTTGCGTCAGCAAGGCAGAGGGAGGAGCTATAGTTGGTCTATGGCGACGACCAATAACGCCACTGACGTGAAAAAGATCCGCAACAACACCGTGAAGGCTGATTGATGACAACCCCTTGGGAGTCGATTTTGCGCCACTTTTGTCGACGCAAAAGGGGACCATATACGACGGGCGGGCGCGGAAGCCCGCGTCACGTGGGTACCACCTTCGCGAACGGATGAAGTTTGCCAGAGCGATTCGTTGCGTATTACGAACCACTGAATCTCAAGATCAAAGTCAAGGTCGCCGGGACTCGCCCCGGCAGGCGACATCCTTTTGACTGGCCGCTCAAAAGGATGCAAAAACCAGCTTGAACACCTCCTGGCCCTCAGATCAACCGACAATGAGTCTGTTTCCGTTATGCTTCACGGAATCGGCTCGCCGCCCTTTAGGTCGGCGAATCCTGCGACTCATCATCCTGTGGTGTAAAACGTCGATAACGATCTTGTGTCTTTCTCTATTTCTTTCGTGGCACCGATCAAACGGGCGGGACGGTGCCCGCCCTTCAGTGGTGTGTTATTGAGCAGCCCAGCTCTCCCGTTCAGCAGCACCGAACGTGATAAACGTCAGCGCGATCAGCTTCGAATGACGAACCACTGAAGATCAAGATCAAAGTCAAAGTCGCCGGGATTCGTCCCGGCAGCCGATATCCTTTTGACAGGCCACTCAAAAGGATTAAGTTGGGAATGTCAGATGTGAAGACCTCTGGAGAACTTTCGAAGCCCGGTGCTGTTGGCTCTTGTAATCAATAAAGGGGTACTGTTCCCGGAACACTCCACGAAGTTGACTGCAGACCCTTTGTTCGGCTTTCGGCCTTGAGTCTTCAACAAGAAAAAGGTCAGCCTTTCAGTTCTTTGGGGTGGATACCGTAGTGTGCGTAAAATATCTTACTGAAATGACTAGCACTGTTATAGCCTATGCTGTGGGCTACGGTTGAGACATCCTTTTCGCCTTCCCGCAAAAGCCTGTGGGCTGTTCTTAAGCGTTCTCTTCTGAGCATCTCCCCCACAGTCACACCAAAGAGAGCTTTGAACCCTTTTTTCAAGTCACACTCGTTAATGGCGGCTCTATGCGCCAGTTGTTTAATGTTTGGGGTATGGGCAAGATCTTTCAGCAGTATCCCTTTGGCCAGATAGATATTCCGCTCCTTTTTTTTAATTTTTTTGATCGGCGTATTTGCAGGGAATTGTGAGAAGAACTGGCTGAAAAGATCAAGGATGTCACGTTCGATATCTATCTTGTTGAAAACGTGCGAGTTTATCGTGTCGCATATTCTTTTTAGAAGGATTTTTTCATAATGGGATATCTTTTTCTGCTCGAATATTTTCCATGGAGAATCCAACTTTTTATCCATTTTTCCCTTCAGAGGGTGATCGCCGGCAAGC encodes the following:
- a CDS encoding RDD family protein — translated: MMEREYAGFWVRSVATLIDMLILSIVTGIPLTIIYGQDYWRDQQMIHGFWQVMISYVFPLLATIWFWRRYRGTPGKMAFRLNVVDAQTGGALTVGQSVLRNIGYVVSALPMMLGYLWVGVDRRKQGFHDKMAGSVVVRELGKEPVRFEE
- a CDS encoding ABC transporter ATP-binding protein; this translates as MEPLIDIDNLSYAIGGQPILHDISAAFETGLIHGIIGPNGAGKSTLLRNLCRIWEPAGGSVMLNGRDLRHFRRRELSQMITLVPQESRVDFSIRVFDFIAMGRHSHLGRFSWLGRHDLGIIEQAMEVTATQPFKDRVINQLSGGESQLVSIARALVTEAPIILLDEPTSSLDIQHKLQIMELLTRLKAQGKTILMSLHDLDLARRYCDTLMLLQSGRLYCHAPTEQAFQTAHIRQVFHVDIEESETPHGVSLLFYA
- a CDS encoding lysozyme inhibitor LprI family protein, whose translation is MRIIVSIAIACLYLVLHGVSAQAFDYKKADAFPALRDFATVSDFEKFYGEYTQTCLDNSYGGTRGIPCFIGSELWDRELNDYYHALYNTLDKQGQEALKQSQRAWLKERDLSIDFNTLLLNQKYSTRSGTMFLLMRAGDAEELTQDIVKQRALQLKKWLEFCSND
- a CDS encoding helix-turn-helix transcriptional regulator, producing the protein MAYWMSEEEFSELFLPDGICSSQRIDLRNSFPNRLGKGAFWVYGAGNGVRMHAHTLTTDQDIVIQNTQKKGFYFCNYRIAGHSEVHWNIFGNRTLVFEEGDLTFGYFFGSEIKRFHANSVYSEVIFLIEEETLDGWLAGDHPLKGKMDKKLDSPWKIFEQKKISHYEKILLKRICDTINSHVFNKIDIERDILDLFSQFFSQFPANTPIKKIKKKERNIYLAKGILLKDLAHTPNIKQLAHRAAINECDLKKGFKALFGVTVGEMLRRERLRTAHRLLREGEKDVSTVAHSIGYNSASHFSKIFYAHYGIHPKELKG
- a CDS encoding cytochrome c oxidase assembly factor Coa1 family protein yields the protein MDFTIENNSGQGKNSTLPPEIKGWNWGAFFLNWIWGIGNSTFIALLMFVPIVNFAMPFVLGAKGNKWAWQNRTWRSVEHFKKSQKRWGIAGLLLVCVGLPALILSISMGMKSSDAYTMSLAQLQHNQRVIKLLGEPVEAGFFVSGNISVSTAGGQASLGYSVSGPKGEATAYVYAIKELGVWKLIELGVYSEALQRRIILIVDGENVDVSQEESLIQHNKVGG